In a single window of the Pocillopora verrucosa isolate sample1 chromosome 4, ASM3666991v2, whole genome shotgun sequence genome:
- the LOC131777420 gene encoding TNF receptor-associated factor 6: MPGFRLVGFAQIPAKYLCKSCGLLLREAVQTCCGHHYCKTCLLEILTHEPSSGSVKCLDESCNRPLGKNSYFDDNSFGREILNIVTLCLYKDAGCQWMDAVKNAEDHYRECNFKPTTCTNAGCNQNIPLCALAQHQEKECPFRNVVCHSCNSAIKWTENASHVCEYMHVTCPNCGKENIELRELNKHLDAKDGDCTQMECPYREYGCDHPERMNSVELKTHLDACVITHQLIFLRQHKRSSTNQHPCDVADTEAELGALKRSLVSAETCLLRHDWALSDHYQLIMHLRKDVEELKDLGVKKDGQ, from the exons ATGCCTGGGTTTAGACTGGTTGGCTTTGCACAAATTCCTGCTAAATACCTTTGTAAGTCATGTGGTCTGCTATTGCGAGAAGCAGTACAAACCTGTTGCGGTCACCATTATTGCAAAACCTGCCTATTGGAGATTTTAACTCATGAACC GTCTTCAGGGTCTGTGAAGTGTTTAGATGAGAGTTGCAACAGACCATTGGGGAAAAACTCG TACTTTGATGACAACAGTTTTGGAAGAGAGATACTGAACATTGTAACTCTGTGTTTGTACAAAGATGCTGGGTGTCAATGGATGGATGCTGTCAAAAATGCAGAA GATCATTACCGAGAGTGCAATTTTAAGCCAACTACGTGCACCAATGCTGGCTGTAATCAAAACATACCACTGTGTGCATTAGCCCAACACCAGGAGAAGGAATGTCCCTTTAGAAATGTGGTGTGCCACTCATGCAATTCAGCAATCAAATGGACTGAGAACGCA AGTCATGTCTGTGAATACATGCATGTCACTTGCCCAAATTGTGGGAAAGAAAACATTGAGCTCCGTGAG TTGAATAAGCATTTAGATGCAAAGGATGGAGATTGTACACAGATGGAGTGTCCATACAGAGAGTACGGATGTGACCATCCT GAGAGGATGAATTCCGTAGAGCTCAAGACTCATCTAGACGCCTGTGTTATAACGCATCAGTTGATTTTCTTGAGACAGCACAAAAGATCAAGCACCAATCAACATCCATGCGATGTTGCCGACACTGAGGCCGAGCTTGGGGCCTTGAAACGAAGTCTTGTCTCAGCTGAAACATGTCTTTTAAGACACGATTGGGCGCTCAGTGATCACTACCAACTGATTATGCACTTGAGAAAAGATGTGGAGGAATTGAAAGATCTCGGGGTAAAGAAAGATGGTCAGTGA
- the LOC131777416 gene encoding histamine H2 receptor-like yields the protein MENETVHCSFIIDSPLRRLRMFPTNVAMLVLNGVFCLTATVQNMPVIAAIVKTPSLRTPSNVLLCSLALTDLTVGCVVHPVFVAFKARLLLGEFWCLLLLVKEGLLIYTGILSMLILLAISLERLIALRLHLRYGVLITIPRVLAVVIVTLLSWGLVVCTWPLGVSINVVSSISVAIMVVVAVALVAVCAEIFRILRRHQMVIWNQNKLQAEMFRSASRRRKSAAAILYVVILFFVFYSLSAFATIRFIFTQDFNISQNILWDIAETLALMNASVNPILYYWKMGNIRRAVRSLFCTSNQTHLAANKRTDYSTTFKTFRF from the coding sequence ATGGAAAACGAGACAGTTCACTGCTCGTTCATCATTGATAGCCCTCTTAGGAGACTCCGTATGTTTCCCACGAACGTGGCGATGTTGGTGTTGAATGGTGTATTCTGCTTAACAGCCACGGTACAAAACATGCCCGTTATCGCTGCCATTGTCAAGACACCGTCTCTTCGCACTCCTTCAAACGTGCTCCTATGTTCGTTGGCTTTAACTGATTTAACAGTAGGCTGCGTTGTTCATCCTGTTTTCGTAGCTTTTAAAGCACGACTTCTGCTGGGCGAGTTCTGGTGCCTCTTGTTGCTTGTCAAAGAAGGCTTGCTCATATACACCGGAATTCTTTCCATGTTGATTTTGCTTGCAATAAGTTTGGAACGCTTGATCGCTCTCCGTTTGCATTTGCGATATGGAGTCCTCATCACTATTCCTCGTGTGTTGGCTGTGGTCATTGTGACTTTGTTGTCATGGGGTCTTGTTGTATGCACTTGGCCATTAGGTGTTAGCATCAACGTTGTTTCCTCAATTAGCGTCGCCATCATGGTGGTGGTCGCCGTTGCATTGGTCGCAGTTTGCGCCGAAATTTTTCGCATTTTACGGAGACATCAGATGGTGATTTGGAATCAAAATAAACTACAAGCTGAAATGTTCAGGTCAGCCTCACGAAGAAGGAAATCTGCAGCCGCCATTTTGTAtgttgtcattttgttttttgtcttttattccTTGAGCGCTTTTGCTACTATTCGTTTCATCTTTACTCAAGATTTCAACATATCCCAAAACATTTTGTGGGATATTGCAGAGACCTTGGCTCTCATGAACGCGAGTGTCAATCCCATTTTGTATTACTGGAAGATGGGGAACATTCGCCGCGCAGTGCGAAGCTTGTTCTGTACCTCAAATCAAACTCATTTGGCAGCAAACAAAAGAACTGACTACTCAACAACTTTTAAGACCTTTAGGTTTTAA
- the LOC131777414 gene encoding leucine-rich repeat-containing G-protein coupled receptor 4-like, whose protein sequence is MIDRVIFAILPLFNLRMVTGGWPGNRTVWHSCPAYCNCSFIDYAAMAKCDLQMMDKCENFVLPNNIMMLDLSKNNLVEVPSCVLNRSKSISSLILLGNNIGVIEEGTFPIMPNLLRLDLSFNDLREWKGDITNTLPSLQTVEFTGNHLYFPDKNLFEVHNLKEIRGITWNINCANCTLINTKILVSSNESDLACIVTSEKYVFPEEIEYGRSLLFVKRGFSPKCLCESDNCVAEEIYLPYDLTLNTLPRKLFYTEYILGAIAIILNLVVMFISFGCRSLRTSTSFILLGNISVCDIFMGVYSVLIARYTVYEFIVNAGNYPRMDVFVNDYCTIMGVIFTTAQIVSVSSSLLATVERYLSIVHCMNPGVRLRKTTALKCVTGIWCAAIAYSLLPVFQVGGLRYHGEFTCMMPFVNGPDQQDTSEAGLAVAALLVLFYVISIALYFHIFLHVRKAGMSAGVKRKATLAKNISIMVFTNFIFFISPMVCTLLFVYRSEQLSKAFSINTLRSLKTYFIMLSWAPVVFISFNSCLNPCLCAFRHPKFRKEIKVYVEKLQCSFLRRSQHNLTQVWTLTAAERLELTSTNVIVGNDNVSCKTYRSLETLN, encoded by the exons ATGATTGATCGGGTGATTTTTGCCATTTTGCCCCTTTTTAACTTGAGAATGGTAACAGGAGGATGGCCTGGGAATAGAACAGTCTGGCATTCCTGCCCTGCTTACTGTAACTGTTCTTTCATAGACTACGCTGCCATGGCCAAATGTGATTTGCAAATGATGGACAAGTGTGAAAATTTCGTTCTTCCCAACAACATCATGATGTT AGATTTATCCAAAAACAATTTGGTTGAAGTTCCGTCCTGTGTACTGAACAGAAGTAAAAGTATCTCCTCTTT GATTCTTTTAGGAAATAATATTGGTGTCATTGAAGAAGGAACCTTTCCAATTATGCCAAATCTTCTACGCTT AGACTTGTCCTTTAATGACCTCCGCGAATGGAAAGGAGACATCACTAACACCCTTCCCTCCCTACAGACAGTAGAATTCACAGGAAACCATTTATACTTCCCAGACAAGAATCTTTTTGAAGTTCACAACCTTAAAGAAATTAGAGGGATCACATGGAATATTAATTGCGCTAACTGCACATTGATTAACACTAAAATACTTGTCAGTTCAAATGAAAGTGACCTGGCGTGCATAGTGACATCAGAGAAGTATGTTTTTCCGGAGGAGATTGAATATGGAAGGTCACTTCTCTTCGTAAAACGAGGGTTTTCACCAAAATGCTTATGTGAGTCAGACAATTGCGTCGCGGAAGAAATTTACTTGCCTTATGATCTCACACTCAACACGTTaccaagaaaattattttacactgAGTACATTCTAGGTGCCATTGCAATAATCTTAAACCTTGTCGTCATGTTTATTTCGTTCGGATGCCGTTCGCTTCGCACTAGCACTTCCTTCATTTTGCTAGGAAATATCAGTGTTTGTGACATCTTTATGGGTGTTTACTCAGTCTTAATAGCCAGATACACCGTATATGAATTTATAGTTAACGCAGGCAACTACCCTAGGATGGACGTATTTGTTAATGATTACTGTACCATAATGGGAGTTATTTTCACGACGGCTCAAATAGTCTCAGTTTCAAGCTCTCTTTTGGCAACGGTGGAGCGTTATTTATCGATAGTGCATTGCATGAATCCGGGAGTAAGGTTGAGAAAGACCACTGCACTTAAGTGTGTGACGGGAATATGGTGTGCTGCGATCGCCTACTCGCTTCTGCCGGTTTTCCAAGTTGGTGGTTTGAGATATCATGGCGAATTCACATGCATGATGCCATTTGTGAACGGGCCTGATCAACAGGACACGTCAGAGGCTGGCCTCGCTGTTGCTGCcctgcttgttttgttttatgtcATTAGCATTGCTTTATACTTTCACATCTTTCTCCATGTTAGAAAAGCAGGCATGAGTGCCGGTGTAAAGCGAAAGGCTACCTTGGCTAAGAACATTTCAATAATGGTTTTTACAAACTTCATATTCTTCATATCACCAATGGTATGCACTTTACTGTTTGTGTACAGGTCTGAACAACTCTCCAAAGCTTTCAGTATAAACACTTTACGAAGCCTTAAAACCTATTTTATCATGCTCTCCTGGGCTCCAGTTGTGTTTATCAGCTTCAATTCTTGCTTAAACCCTTGCCTGTGTGCATTCAGACATCCAAAATTCCGAAAAGAGATTAAAGTTTATGTTGAGAAGCTTCAGTGCTCTTTTTTGCGACGATCTCAGCACAATTTGACCCAGGTATGGACGCTTACAGCTGCGGAACGACTGGAACTTACCTCAACAAATGTTATTGTTGGAAATGACAATGTTAGCTGTAAGACTTATAGATCACTGGAAACTTTGAACTGA